One Oncorhynchus kisutch isolate 150728-3 linkage group LG13, Okis_V2, whole genome shotgun sequence DNA window includes the following coding sequences:
- the LOC109902351 gene encoding small glutamine-rich tetratricopeptide repeat-containing protein alpha isoform X1: MTDTKRLAFSIIHFLHDQLGSGSLSSDAQESLEVAVQCLETAFNVSTDDQTLAVTQTLPEIFASATLKVHLRHPLYMKVNMWSIVCLKCVDCLLQHPNTLHVNINTATDSPTEEEEAEAERLKTDGNDQMRVENYGAAVEFYSKAIAINPQNGVYYCNRAAAYSKLGNYAGAVQDCELAIGIDPNYSKAYGRMGLALASLNKHTEAVSYYKKALELDPENDTYKSNLKIAEQKMETPSPTGGVGGVDLAGLLSNPGFMNMASGLMNNPQVQQLMSGMMSGAYGPMGPPAASGVGPGPGLGAGPGPVPGLGLGAGPAAGVGVGGAGPGDISGLIQAGQQFAQQMQQQNPELIEQLRSQIRSRPSSASNDEQP, translated from the exons ATGACTGACACAAAGCGTCTTGCCTTCTCCATCATTCACTTTCTTCATGATCAACTGGGCTCTGGGAGTCTATCATCAGATGCTCAGGAAAGTTTAGAAG TTGCAGTCCAATGCCTGGAGACCGCCTTCAATGTCTCGACCGACGACCAGACcctagctgtcactcaaacgCTACCAGAGATTTTTGCCTCTGCGACATTGAAGGTACATTTAAGACATCCGCTTTATATGAAGGTGAATATGTGGTCAATAGTTTGTCTCAAATGTGTTGACTGTCTGTTGCAGCATCCAAACACCCTCCATGTGAATATAAACACAGCCACAGATTCCCCcactgaggaggaagaggcagaggcTGAGCGACTCAAAACTGATG GGAATGATCAAATGAGGGTTGAGAACTATGGGGCAGCTGTGGAATTCTACTCAAAGGCTATTGCCATAAATCCCCAGAATGGAGTTTACTACTGCAACAG GGCTGCTGCATACAGCAAACTAGGCAACTACGCTGGAGCAGTGCAGGACTGTGAACTTGCCATTGGCATTGACCCAAACTACAGCAAAGCGTATGGAAGAATGGG TTTGGCTCTAGCCAgtttaaacaaacacacagaagcTGTAAGTTATTACAAAAAAGCCCTGGAGTTGGACCCAGAGAACGACACCTACAAATCCAACCTGAAAATAGCAGAGCAGAAAATGGAGACTCCAAGCCCA ACAGGGGGAGTGGGAGGAGTTGATCTGGCTGGGTTGCTCAGTAACCCTGGTTTCATGAACATG GCATCTGGTTTGATGAACAACCCACAAGTACAGCAACT GATGTCGGGGATGATGTCAGGGGCTTACGGGCCAATGGGACCTCCAGCAGCGTCTGGAGTAGGGCCAGGGCCTGGCTTAGGTGCAGGACCAGGGCCTgtaccagggttagggttgggagccGGACCGGCAGCAGGAGTTGGAGTAGGGGGAGCGGGTCCGGGTGACATCTCTGGTCTCATCCAAGC GGGCCAACAATTTGCGCAGCAGATGCAACAGCAGAACCCAGAGTTAATTGAACAGCTGAGGAGTCAAATTCGCAGCCGGCCGTCTAGCGCTAGCAACGATGAGCAACCTTGA
- the LOC109902351 gene encoding small glutamine-rich tetratricopeptide repeat-containing protein alpha isoform X2, with protein sequence MTDTKRLAFSIIHFLHDQLGSGSLSSDAQESLEVAVQCLETAFNVSTDDQTLAVTQTLPEIFASATLKHPNTLHVNINTATDSPTEEEEAEAERLKTDGNDQMRVENYGAAVEFYSKAIAINPQNGVYYCNRAAAYSKLGNYAGAVQDCELAIGIDPNYSKAYGRMGLALASLNKHTEAVSYYKKALELDPENDTYKSNLKIAEQKMETPSPTGGVGGVDLAGLLSNPGFMNMASGLMNNPQVQQLMSGMMSGAYGPMGPPAASGVGPGPGLGAGPGPVPGLGLGAGPAAGVGVGGAGPGDISGLIQAGQQFAQQMQQQNPELIEQLRSQIRSRPSSASNDEQP encoded by the exons ATGACTGACACAAAGCGTCTTGCCTTCTCCATCATTCACTTTCTTCATGATCAACTGGGCTCTGGGAGTCTATCATCAGATGCTCAGGAAAGTTTAGAAG TTGCAGTCCAATGCCTGGAGACCGCCTTCAATGTCTCGACCGACGACCAGACcctagctgtcactcaaacgCTACCAGAGATTTTTGCCTCTGCGACATTGAAG CATCCAAACACCCTCCATGTGAATATAAACACAGCCACAGATTCCCCcactgaggaggaagaggcagaggcTGAGCGACTCAAAACTGATG GGAATGATCAAATGAGGGTTGAGAACTATGGGGCAGCTGTGGAATTCTACTCAAAGGCTATTGCCATAAATCCCCAGAATGGAGTTTACTACTGCAACAG GGCTGCTGCATACAGCAAACTAGGCAACTACGCTGGAGCAGTGCAGGACTGTGAACTTGCCATTGGCATTGACCCAAACTACAGCAAAGCGTATGGAAGAATGGG TTTGGCTCTAGCCAgtttaaacaaacacacagaagcTGTAAGTTATTACAAAAAAGCCCTGGAGTTGGACCCAGAGAACGACACCTACAAATCCAACCTGAAAATAGCAGAGCAGAAAATGGAGACTCCAAGCCCA ACAGGGGGAGTGGGAGGAGTTGATCTGGCTGGGTTGCTCAGTAACCCTGGTTTCATGAACATG GCATCTGGTTTGATGAACAACCCACAAGTACAGCAACT GATGTCGGGGATGATGTCAGGGGCTTACGGGCCAATGGGACCTCCAGCAGCGTCTGGAGTAGGGCCAGGGCCTGGCTTAGGTGCAGGACCAGGGCCTgtaccagggttagggttgggagccGGACCGGCAGCAGGAGTTGGAGTAGGGGGAGCGGGTCCGGGTGACATCTCTGGTCTCATCCAAGC GGGCCAACAATTTGCGCAGCAGATGCAACAGCAGAACCCAGAGTTAATTGAACAGCTGAGGAGTCAAATTCGCAGCCGGCCGTCTAGCGCTAGCAACGATGAGCAACCTTGA
- the LOC109902349 gene encoding zinc transporter ZIP3: MELVVAKVLCLLGVFSLMLAGILLPVRLMIQVDYEKAPRYRKALALCNSFGGGVFLATCFNALLPAVRDKVDEVLKLVNITTDYPLAETMMMLGFFLTVFVEQAVLTFKKEKPSFIDLETFNARGSEAGSDSEYDAPFISPTRGSPVSRNHHGHHHGHLSPTELARAGPLRLASLVLALSAHSVFEGLALGLQEDGAKLGSLFLGVGIHETLAAVALGVSVAKASLPMRDAIKLGVTVSLMIPIGIGLGMCINSAQNLAGSIASVVLQGLAAGTFLFVTFFEILSRELEDKHDRLLKVLFLILGYGVLAGLMFIKW; the protein is encoded by the exons ATGGAGCTTGTAGTGGCCAAGGTCCTTTGCCTTCTGGGAGTGTTTTCCCTCATGTTGGCTGGGATTCTTCTCCCAGTGCGACTCATGATTCAGGTGGACTATGAAAAAGCCCCAAGGTACAGGAAGGCTCTTGCACTCTGCAATTCTTTTGGAGGGGGTGTATTTCTGGCCACTTGCTTCAATGCTCTTTTGCCTGCCGTACGAGACAAG GTGGATGAGGTCCTTAAACTGGTGAATATCACCACAGACTACCCACTAGCAGAGACCATGATGATGCTGGGCTTCTTCCTCACAGTGTTCGTGGAGCAGGCAGTGCTCACCTTCAAGAAGGAGAAGCCATCTTTCATTGACCTGGAAACTTTCAACGCAAGGGGCTCAGAGGCTGGTAGCGACTCTGAGTACGACGCTCCATTCATCTCCCCCACCCGGGGCTCCCCTGTGAGCCGCAACCACCACGGGCATCACCATGGACACCTCAGCCCCACCGAGCTGGCCAGAGCTGGGCCTCTACGGCTGGCCAGCCTGGTCCTGGCTCTCTCTGCCCATTCTGTGTTTGAGGGACTGGCGCTGGGCCTCCAGGAGGACGGGGCCAAGCTTGGAAGCCTCTTCCTGGGGGTGGGCATCCACGAGACCCTGGCTGCCGTGGCTCTTGGGGTGAGTGTTGCCAAAGCTTCTTTGCCCATGAGGGATGCCATCAAACTGGGTGTGACGGTCAGTCTCATGATACCCATTGGCATCGGACTGGGCATGTGCATCAATAGTGCCCAGAACCTGGCAGGCAGTATTGCATCGGTGGTGCTCCAAGGCCTGGCTGCTGGTACTTTCCTCTTTGTCACCTTCTTTGAGATCCTGTCTCGGGAGCTAGAGGATAAACATGACAGACTGCTTAAGGTGCTCTTTCTCATACTGGGCTATGGAGTTCTAGCAGGCCTAATGTTCATCAAATGGTGA